A window of the Natronomonas salina genome harbors these coding sequences:
- the tfe gene encoding transcription factor E — MAFEELLNDPVIQKYLHELVGPTGMPVAAAPPDGEVTDEELAEELGLELNDVRRALFILYENDLASYRRLRDEDSGWLTYLWTFQYENIPEQLEEEMHRLLDALESRRDYERDNEFYLCGNCQLRFEFGEAMEFGFECPDCGGPLETMDNQRLINAMDSRIEELRDELNVDEEPAEA, encoded by the coding sequence ATGGCTTTTGAGGAACTGCTGAACGACCCGGTGATTCAGAAGTACCTCCACGAGCTGGTCGGTCCGACGGGGATGCCCGTCGCCGCCGCGCCGCCGGACGGCGAGGTCACCGACGAGGAGCTCGCGGAGGAACTGGGGCTGGAGCTCAACGACGTCCGCCGGGCGCTGTTCATCCTCTACGAGAACGACCTCGCCTCCTACCGGCGGCTCCGGGACGAGGACTCGGGGTGGCTGACGTACCTGTGGACCTTCCAGTACGAGAACATCCCGGAGCAACTCGAGGAGGAGATGCACCGGCTGCTCGACGCCCTGGAGTCCCGCCGCGACTACGAGCGGGACAACGAGTTCTACCTCTGCGGCAACTGCCAGCTCCGCTTCGAGTTCGGCGAGGCCATGGAGTTCGGCTTCGAGTGTCCGGACTGCGGCGGCCCGCTCGAGACGATGGACAACCAGCGGCTCATCAACGCGATGGACAGCCGCATCGAGGAACTGCGCGACGAACTGAACGTGGACGAGGAGCCCGCGGAAGCCTGA
- a CDS encoding DUF2110 family protein: MVVLATKVYVRGETRRRAMDSLESLVANDLADLEVEFTLGLRDDGFPSVTITGEDAPVARNLLEEEWGAITPHREAGEVHVGTLESWDDDGVTLDAGEDVRVPADELGLGQGTPSQVRRRFGLVQHMPLRFVEGGEGEENRLADAERDRLYDWTRGTGRVNANSVTRAQLRATVNRAGHADDIVTVERLGLLEQSVVCKEDTDAPGLLSDVGPHLESELLAVVP; encoded by the coding sequence ATGGTCGTCCTGGCAACCAAGGTCTACGTCAGAGGCGAGACCCGCCGCCGCGCGATGGACTCCCTCGAATCGCTCGTCGCCAACGACCTCGCGGACCTGGAGGTCGAGTTCACCCTCGGCCTCCGCGACGACGGCTTCCCGTCGGTGACGATCACCGGCGAGGACGCGCCGGTCGCACGCAACCTCCTGGAGGAGGAGTGGGGCGCTATCACGCCGCACCGAGAGGCCGGCGAGGTCCACGTCGGGACGCTGGAGTCCTGGGACGACGACGGCGTCACCCTCGACGCAGGCGAGGACGTCCGGGTTCCCGCCGACGAACTCGGCCTCGGCCAGGGGACGCCGAGCCAGGTCCGCCGCCGGTTCGGCCTCGTCCAGCACATGCCGCTGCGGTTCGTCGAGGGCGGCGAGGGCGAGGAGAACCGGCTGGCCGACGCCGAGCGCGACCGCCTCTACGACTGGACGCGCGGCACCGGGCGAGTGAACGCCAACAGCGTCACCCGGGCGCAACTCCGCGCCACCGTCAACCGGGCGGGCCACGCCGACGACATCGTCACCGTCGAGCGGCTCGGACTGCTCGAACAGAGCGTCGTCTGCAAGGAGGACACCGACGCGCCGGGGCT